The following DNA comes from Erigeron canadensis isolate Cc75 chromosome 3, C_canadensis_v1, whole genome shotgun sequence.
TATCAACTCACCacgtatgagtcatatgatgccAGGACAATACACCCATCCTAATCCTTGCATAATCAACGTGTAAAgattagtatactttttattctttttatattcacCACATaaatttcaatctttacacttttaacactacactataatactttttagtaaataatagtatactttttattcttttattctttctattttcaCTACATAagcttcaatctttacacttttaacactaaactataatatttttaaataaagaatagtatactttctattctttttatcttcaccacaaaagtttcaatctttacacttttagctttttattctaattaataaaaatctttGGAGATCAAttgattatttattataatatatatattaaaaacaaagtctcAAAAAACGTGTAAAagatagtatactttttattttttttattttcaccacataagtttcaatttttacatttttagcactaaactataatactttttagtaaattttttgttctatttattttcaccacaaaactttcaatctttacacttttaacgctaaactaaatattttttagtaatagtatacttttttttctttttactttcaccgcagaagtttcaatctttacacttttagcattaaactataatactttttagtaaactttttattttttttattttcaacacaaaactttcaatctttacacttttagcactaaactataatattttttagtaaactttgtattcattttattttcaccataatatTTTAACTcattacacttttagcactaaattttcatagtttttaattttctttcattttaagGTACGGGAAAGCGTGTACAGaataatatacttttattttattttttattttcaccacaatagtttcactctttacacttttagaacaaaacttttataattcttagtaaactttttaatctttttattttcaccacaatatcttaactCCGAACACTTTTAGAactaaatttttctactttttgataatcttttattttaactacaacattttaataGGAAAagttgtaaagaataataaactttctattcattttattttcatcacaacATTTTAatcccttatacttttagcactaaatttttaaaatttttgcttttcttttattttcaccacaacaagtctcttacacttttagcactaaacttttacgcGAACGACTtttactttcacacaaaacttttacagttcatttttttactgaccaaatgtcagtttttaataatttgaataatacatgttttcttcaaaaagtttatggcaCATTATCTCTTAAATAATAACGCTATTTATGATCTTATTGAATTCATATACGATGAAGATTGCCTCAAAAACATTCGGCCAGAAACTCTTTCTCAAAAGGCAATCGTCTGTCCCAAAAATGATACTGTTAATGAAATTAATGATTTGATACTTCTCAGAGCTCCAGGAGATAGCAAAGTCTACCTTAGCACTGATTTAATTACTCCCCATATTGGCTATCAATCAGATACTGAAACTTTATACCCACCAGAATATTTAAATATGCTAGACTTCAGTGGTCTCCCCGCTCACCGACTTGAGTTAAAAGTTCATTCTCCTGTTATTCTTTTAAGAAACATCAATCAAACATTGGGCCTCTGTAATGGTACTAGATTAATCGTTACACACTTATTACCAAGGGTCATCGAGGCACAAG
Coding sequences within:
- the LOC122592209 gene encoding ATP-dependent DNA helicase PIF1-like, yielding MAHYLLNNNAIYDLIEFIYDEDCLKNIRPETLSQKAIVCPKNDTVNEINDLILLRAPGDSKVYLSTDLITPHIGYQSDTETLYPPEYLNMLDFSGLPAHRLELKVHSPVILLRNINQTLGLCNGTRLIVTHLLPRVIEAQVITGKAIGHRVYIPRISLTYTDKELPFTLKRKQFPLRLCYAMTNNKSQGQSLNKIGVYLPQPFFGHGQLYVAFS